The genomic stretch TGATGGGTACGCAAAGCTTCGGCAAGGGATCGGTGCAAACGCTGTTCCCGGCGCCGGGCGGCGGCGCGATCAAGCTGACGACCGCGCGCTACTTCACCCCCTCCGGCCGCTCCATTCAGGGCAAGGGCATCACGCCCGACCTGATCGTGGAACGCGCGAAGGTCGTGGCTGAAAAAGAAGGCTTCAGCGAAATCCACGAAGCCGACCTGAAAGGCGCGCTGTCGAACCCGAACGCGCCCGAGAAGGTCGAACCCACCCTGCTGCCCGACGACGCGTCGAAAGATAGCGACAAGAAAGACGACCCCAAGTCGAAAGACGCAAAAGCCAAGCAGATCGGCGACAAGGATGACTACCAGCTTGTCCGCGCGCTTGACCTGCTGGTCGGCATCGGCCTGTCGCGCGGCCTTGGCGGCCCCGTCACGCCGGTGAACGACAACGCCACGCCCGAAAAGAAATAACGGGAAGCAAGGGCGCATATGGGATGGTCGTCCTTTCCACCTGAGCACAAGAAAAGCCTCGCACGGGCATTGGGACTCTATGCCGGTGCGGTGGCGCTTGTGGGCGCGTGGGTCTGGCTGCATTCCGATGCGACACTGCGCGACTGGCACAAACGCACGCCGCTTGCGATTGCGACCGTAAAAACCGTCACCGTCGACAACTTGCAGGGCGACACGGCGGCGCAGACGCCGGATGTCGAAAGCGCCATCCCTATGCCGCCGCCCTCGCCCGGCGAAGGATATATCTCGATCATCATGACCGATATCGGCCTGTCGGAGGCCGACACCGCGCGCGCGATGAAGGAACTGCCGACCGAAATCACGCTCGCCTTTTCGCCCTATGCGCCCGCCCTGTCCGACTGGCTGAAAAAGGCGAAGGACGCGAACCGCGACACGCTAATCCTCCTGCCGATGGAACCGGTCAATTACCCCAAGGAAGACCCCGGCCCGCAGGCGCTGCTGCTGCGCCAAAGCGACCAGGACAACGCACGCCGCCTCGAAGCGGTGCTGCGCCAGTCGGGCGGCACGGTGGGCGCGATGAATTTCATGGGATCGAGCCTGCTGGAAGACGAAAAGAACATCACTTCTGTCATGACGGCGCTGCGCAAACGCTCCGGCCTGTTCATCGAAGACCCGCAGGGCGGCGATTCCGTCGCATCCGACATTGCGGAGCGTACGGGCACGCCATACCTGCGCGCGCAGGGAAAAATCGACGCGAAGGCATCGGAGCTGGACATCAACCAGCAATTGCTCAACCTTGAAAACATCGCCAAGCAGCGCGGTTACGCGGTGGGCATCGCGCAGCCCTACCCCGTCACCTTTACCGTCTTGAAAAACTGGACCGCGCAGCTGCAGCAACGCGGCATCAAGCTGGTGCCGCTGGCCGCCATCTGGCAGGAAAAGACGCGCCAGCAGACCGCCGCCGAGCCGCCGCCCATGCCCGTTCCGCCGCCCCCCGCGCCCGTTACCCCCTGAAAGCCAAGCCATGCCCAAGAAACCAGACACCGATGACAAGCTGAGCCAGTACCGCCCGGGCGTGGGCATCGTGCTGCTGAACGGCGCGGGCAAGGTTTTCGTGGCCGAACGCCTCGACAACAAGGGCGCATGGCAGATGCCGCAGGGCGGTATCGACGACGGCGAAGAACCCGAAATCGCCGTCTTCCGCGAGATGAAGGAAGAAATCGGCACCAAAAACGCCCGCATCATCGGGGTGATGGAAGAATGGATCAGCTATGATATCCCGGAACGCACCGCCAAGAAATTATGGGGCGGCAAGTACAAGGGACAGAAACAAAAATGGATCGCGCTGGAATTTTTAGGCAAGGACAGCGACATCGACCTCGAAGCTGACGCGCATCCCGAATTTTCGAAATGGAAGTGGGTGCCGATCGAAGACCTGCTCGCCTATGTCGTGCCGTTCAAGCGCGATGTGTATCGCCGCGTGATGCAGGAATTCAAGC from Alphaproteobacteria bacterium encodes the following:
- a CDS encoding divergent polysaccharide deacetylase family protein; its protein translation is MGWSSFPPEHKKSLARALGLYAGAVALVGAWVWLHSDATLRDWHKRTPLAIATVKTVTVDNLQGDTAAQTPDVESAIPMPPPSPGEGYISIIMTDIGLSEADTARAMKELPTEITLAFSPYAPALSDWLKKAKDANRDTLILLPMEPVNYPKEDPGPQALLLRQSDQDNARRLEAVLRQSGGTVGAMNFMGSSLLEDEKNITSVMTALRKRSGLFIEDPQGGDSVASDIAERTGTPYLRAQGKIDAKASELDINQQLLNLENIAKQRGYAVGIAQPYPVTFTVLKNWTAQLQQRGIKLVPLAAIWQEKTRQQTAAEPPPMPVPPPPAPVTP
- a CDS encoding RNA pyrophosphohydrolase; translation: MPKKPDTDDKLSQYRPGVGIVLLNGAGKVFVAERLDNKGAWQMPQGGIDDGEEPEIAVFREMKEEIGTKNARIIGVMEEWISYDIPERTAKKLWGGKYKGQKQKWIALEFLGKDSDIDLEADAHPEFSKWKWVPIEDLLAYVVPFKRDVYRRVMQEFKPLAAALAKKSRS